Proteins encoded together in one Synechococcus sp. BL107 window:
- a CDS encoding 5-(carboxyamino)imidazole ribonucleotide synthase — MSTSDTMIGVVGGGQLARMLVQAASARSIPIAVQTSSASDPAADAAARIVEADPRDVAGTRELVEGCEGITFENEWVNIDALIPLEQQGVRFRPALAALAPLVDKLSQRTLLDELAIPSPPWCPLSLISPAQPSLPPGWNFPVMAKAARGGYDGKGTIVLENIDALAQLLRSVDISDWLLETWVDYERELALVVSRDAKGRLRSFPLVETHQHDQVCDWVLAPAGVDQAVEALAYNVAASLLTKLNYVGVLALEFFYGPAGLQVNEIAPRTHNSGHFSIEACTSSQFDQQVCIAAGLPVPTPELRSDGALMVNLLGLNPSQAAPLEQRLSALREIPNAHLHWYGKSPETPGRKLGHITVLLNASDAEHCELQAKDVLNVVRGIWPVFPSVQD; from the coding sequence ATGTCCACGTCGGACACGATGATCGGTGTAGTGGGGGGCGGTCAGCTGGCGAGGATGCTGGTGCAAGCAGCTTCCGCACGGTCGATACCGATCGCAGTTCAAACTTCGTCTGCGAGTGATCCGGCTGCTGATGCTGCGGCCCGCATTGTGGAAGCTGATCCCCGTGATGTGGCAGGAACCCGCGAGCTGGTGGAGGGTTGTGAAGGAATCACCTTTGAAAATGAGTGGGTCAACATCGATGCGTTGATTCCCCTCGAACAACAGGGCGTTCGCTTTCGTCCTGCGTTGGCGGCTCTTGCTCCACTGGTTGACAAGTTGTCTCAGCGAACGTTGTTGGACGAATTAGCCATACCCAGTCCACCTTGGTGCCCCCTAAGTCTTATTTCTCCAGCGCAGCCATCTCTGCCGCCGGGCTGGAATTTCCCGGTGATGGCGAAAGCAGCCCGTGGCGGATACGACGGGAAGGGAACGATTGTTTTGGAAAATATTGATGCTCTGGCTCAGTTACTCCGATCGGTCGACATTTCTGATTGGCTTTTAGAAACGTGGGTGGATTATGAGCGCGAGCTTGCCCTGGTGGTGAGTCGAGATGCCAAGGGTCGTCTTCGGAGCTTTCCACTCGTGGAAACGCACCAACATGATCAAGTTTGCGACTGGGTCTTGGCACCAGCAGGAGTGGATCAGGCTGTCGAAGCTCTCGCCTACAACGTTGCGGCGTCCTTGCTTACAAAATTGAATTACGTGGGTGTGTTGGCCCTTGAATTCTTTTATGGACCTGCCGGATTACAGGTGAATGAAATTGCGCCTCGTACCCATAACTCCGGTCATTTCTCAATCGAAGCTTGTACGAGCAGTCAGTTTGATCAACAGGTGTGCATCGCAGCTGGGCTTCCAGTGCCAACGCCGGAACTGAGAAGTGATGGCGCATTGATGGTGAATCTTCTCGGCCTTAATCCAAGCCAGGCTGCCCCGCTTGAGCAGCGGTTGAGCGCGCTCCGTGAAATCCCCAATGCTCACCTTCATTGGTATGGAAAATCACCGGAGACCCCAGGCCGCAAACTCGGCCACATCACTGTGTTGTTGAACGCTAGTGATGCAGAACATTGTGAACTCCAAGCGAAGGACGTCTTAAACGTTGTGCGAGGAAT